The genomic region GACCACAGGGTGAGGAAGAACCCGAGCTCTCCAAAGCCCACATGGCACAGCAGCTTCTCTCCTGAGTGAGGTCATTTTGGCATGGGGAAGGGAGTTATTCATGTACAGGCTCCCTGAAAGGGAACCACCAGCTCCAGGGAGCTGCGGTGTTGACCCAGATGGGTGTCTCCTCCCTTCATCCACTGCCCTGGACTTCAGCATCAATGCtgcctggaggatgctctggaTCCTCCATCCACCACCGTGCAGCAGTCAGAGTCCTCCCTAACTCCATTGCTATGGCAACCCCCTTGCACAGGCATCTCATCCTCGATGCCCTGCTGGCAACCTGCTGCAGACCTCCGGGGGGGTCAGACATCCtcaccccatccctgcctttttgctgtgctgagaaggaaaaagaaagcaagcaaatacAGCTCTGCCTGCAAGGGGTAAGCACACCGGGCACCTTCCCCCACCTCTTGCTCCACCTCAGTATTTCTTCAGCCTGCTGTTTCAGGCTCAGGGTCCTCCTTATTCACTAGGATCTACAGAGCTCAATGGTGATGTTAGCAGGTGCAATCTGCTCTAGGGTTTTATTTTGTAGGAGATCAAGGGGTGTCTGCGTGGTCCACAGAATGACACCTACGCAAACCCTTGGAGCAAACGCCTTGCAGACAGTCAGGGGATCTGCATCCCATACTCAGTGGATCCTAGAGGGAGTCCCTACACTGGTTATAGTCAGAGCATGGGGACCCGGATGAGATGGAGATACCTGAAGATGCCAGAGGTGGATCTCTGTATGTCTCCGAAGATCCTCAGAGCTTTATTCCTGAAAGCCAGTTGCATGACCTGCCTGCTCAGTAAGAGGGAAATTGAGGCATAAAACGGGCTGAAGTGCTTCCTGAAGGTCATTAACAGGCTGAACCATTACCTCTGCCCTGCTTAATTCATGCCAGAAGTGCCATGAGGGCACCCCTTCATCCTGCAAAAGGACCTCCCTCAGCCTGGGCTTTATCTCATACTGAGGCTCTTTTTATTCTCTGGATGAGCAGAGTAATCCAGACTCTTACAACCACTGCCGCTCCTCTGCAGCAAAAAATGGTATTACAGTAAGATGAAGCCCGCCAGGAATAGTGAAGAGAGCAGAATAATTTGCTCCCCACACCTCTTCCTTGGCTGATAGTTTTATTTAatctgcttttccccctttcGTTTCCACCCTGAgtatttctcctttcatttttttcctttcttctcctagACATCTTGCTGCCCAGCATGTGACCTTCCAAAGCATCATGTGTCCTCATTTACAGCTCTTAATTTAACAGGCTGTACCTGTGCTGCCCTGGTCTAGCACATACCATTCAATGCTGCTTCGTGAATGCTTCATGTTCAAAGCTGACCAGGGCACAGAAAGCTGATGGGGAAGGTACAGATGTATAAAACTTCTCAAGCACATAAAATTCCAGCAGGGTAAAAGGCTGTGTCTAGCATCATTTTGTGCAATCTCCCCTTTGACCATGAACAGCATCTGAATTTATTGTTATACATCATCAGTGATGACAAAGCGAAGCTTCTCTCACACCCTGTGTCTCCTAGTACTTGCCCCATCACACCTGGTTTGTCAGGGGATGTTCACATGGGTCTCCTGATCCGCTGCTCTACTGCATGTGCAGGGATGGCTGGGGGTGTGTGATGGGGACAGCTCTTCTGCATCTGCTTCAGGGTTGGAGGAACGGCGGCAGTGGGAAGTTGTGGTGGCAATTTGTGCCACTGGACACGGTTTCTTAGAACATTGGACACCCAGTGGGCCTCACAAGGTGTGTCTGGCATGTGGGAGAGCAGGGCTTGCATTGCTGACCTGCAACCATGCAAAAGCCAAGCCTCAGGGCATGCCACCTCCGTGAGTCTTGGTGTGGTAGGACTTCACACCCAATCCAGTTTGACAGTCTTATTTCTCCACCCTGGTCATGTACTTCTGCTAACCCTTTTGCATTACAGCTCGCAGGGTAGGTCAGTTAAGCTGACTCCTCGGATggcaaagaaattaaagggTGTTTTGTTGTCACAGTAACCTGATGTGTCCTTGTGCCTTCAGGACTGATAGGATTCATgcaagggaagggggaaaaccCTGAGTAAAGGCTCAGAGTGAGGTGGGAACAGACTCTCACCCCATTTTGGTGCTGAAATCCTATTACCCCTAATTAGGCGTGGCATGAACTCCCTGAGCCTGCCAAGTGTGATAATGAAGACAAATCATTGGTTAATCACTTAAATTTACTTGCACAGGCCAGCCTAGAGGGTAACTGAGCCTGGGCAGGGAGAATGGGAGTCTGTTGATTTGAGCCAGAGGCCAGGTTCGTTCCTGGGAATTAGGTAGCTCTCAGGCAGCGGACAGGTTTGTATTGCAGCCTCGCACACAGCTATTTTTCACACGCTTACCACtttcaggtcttttttttctacagcaggCATTTGACCCAAATCCAAGATATTGACAGGAAATTAGGGGAGGATCCTTTCTGTCATTTTTGAGTTAGGCCAGGCTGGGGAACAGACGTGCCTATTTGGGGGTGTCCCTACAGAGCAAATGAGAAGTTTCGTGTTGCACCTGGGAGGAGGTGAAGGATGGGTTGGATCAACGCTGCTTTTAGGGTAGGAAAATCAaatccctccccagctgctgggaggcggtgatggggagggagagagagcagCAGGGTTATGGCAAAGGGGATGCTCCAAACTGCTGTCATGCTTTCAGCATCCAGTGCCCTGAATGCTAACTGAGCGGTACCCAGGGCTCAAATAATAAGGGCCTTTTCCACTCTGAGGATTTTATATGTGCTGAAGACACAAGACAAAGGAGTTTGTGGGGGCTCTGCTTTGTAGCTGAGGCATTCAGAAAAGTCAGCCTTACAGTAAAAATATCTCTTCTAGGAGTTACCAAATCCAGTAGCCCAGCgtggagctgcagcagattATTGCGCTGCTGGCTTTGATCACCCCTAGCAATCTCCACCTCaatggacagaaaaaaagttcAGAAGTGAGGTCTTTAAAGTTGTTAGGTGTTTCCTCTTATTGATTTCAGCAGGTTGGAGCTGGACACAAGTGAAAATCATTGACAtgctctcagctctgctgggcaTCCGTGCAAGAGCCAGTGCAGGACCTGCCTCTCCGACAGGgcagccctctgctctcccctctGTATGATCTATTTTTCAGtagaagaaggaaaattcttCCTGCTCCAGGCATGAGAGCTGTTGGCTTCAACCTGTTATAGTATCTCTGTTTGCTCCCACTCACCATAAAACTCTCATTAACATAAATAGGAGCAGGAACAAGACCGCAACATGACTAATTCTCCACCCCCAGACTGTCTGTGTGTATATTATCAACTCCTCGTTCAGCTCATGTGCCTGCACACAATTGTGGGATAAATCTTGCTCTCTGttggtgtttattttaaattgaatcTTCTTACTGAAAAGGTTTGAGAGGCATAATTATGGTCTGGATTTCAGTTACACAGATCTTCGTGGGTACAAGTAGCAGGGAAAGGAATGGCTGAGTAACTTATATTGCTGTGGTTTAGTGCATCCAGCTAGAAAGCTGCATACGTCCTGGCTGCTCTTCCTGGGCATGTTACCAGGCAGGCAAAAAGGtattctgttttgtgtttgatGTCTAGATGAGAGCTCAGCCGTAGCTGAGCATACGACCTTGAGAGAGTCTCTTATCTGATCCTACCATCAAATGAATGCAGAAACTGTCTGAGCTTAACTCTTGCAAAGTTATTAGAGTCCTCTGTCCCACCAGGTCCCACAGAGGCAGGTTTGCTAGGCCAGCTTTGGCTGTGGGCACAGCTTCTCCGAATCCACGGCTCATGGCAGGAGGAGTTAGTTTTCCCAGGACTCTGCGCTAGTCCTCCACCAGGGTGTTTTCAAAAGAACAACTGGGGCCATTCCCAGTGGGCAGACTGGATCTGTCCAGGGGTGGAAACCACAGATCCAGGTCTCCCTGAGTGCGGGCATCTGAGCCCAAGCTGTACCAGCACCCCAGCTACTCCCACACTTGGCTGGGGACCATGCTCCTGCCCTGAGCCTGCTGGACAGGAGGGAGCTGATTCTTATGGCTGCAGGCTGGCATCTTTAGTAAACATAGACCTAAACATAAATCTGTAATACTGGGGGGGcgggaaataaaaaaagctgctttctccAGCTGTCCTTTTAGCTCAAACTCTTGGAGAAGTTTGGGTTGTCTTACTTCACCTGGTCTTTTTTTGCCCGAGTGGAAAGGTGTAGGTTTGCCACCCAGGAAATCAGCAAAACATCGCGCATAGACACCCTGACCCCCAGCAACAGCCACCGCTGTCTCCAGAGGGTGTCGGGTTGTGTGATACAGCTCCAGTCTGTGAATGTGTCCTGGCCTCCTTGGCAACCCTTTCACGGCCCCTTGAGTGAAGGCTGGAGATGTAAGTAACCAGACCTTCCCTAAAAGCCAGAGCCTGTCTGTTCCTGCCCCAAAAGCAGTCAGATAGCGGAGGTGAGGTAACACTCCCCAGGAGCTCCTTGGCACCATGCCTCTCCCAAAGCCCTCACTCCCtccgctgcagcaggagctgtttCTCCCTTCTCACTCAATTTTCCTTCTCAAACTGGAAACCaaccatctgcttttcttccaggtGTTCATCCAGGGCCAGCGTGGTGCATGAGCGggagccaccaccaccacagctggCTTCCCACAAGCTGCATTTGGCACACCACAGGAGCTGGTCCAGCCCTGAGGCTTTCCTGCCTCCATCCCTGACCCCTTGCAGCACACCCCTATGCCATCTGTCTCCCAAAGAGGATGTCTCTACCCAAAATCCAAATAGAAGAGACACTGGACAGTACGGATGCCGGCTCTGGAGGTGCTGCTCCTCCTGATGACCATCTGAGGAGCCTCAAGGCGCTGACGGAGAAGCTGAGGCTCGAGACCAGGCGCCCATCCTACCTGGAGTGGAAGGCAAAGCTGGAGGAGCAGGCATGGAAGAGCCCCCAGccagcaggagaggaggaggaggaggaggaggaggaggcaaccAAGGCCAAAAAGGCCATGGGGGAGACTGTGCCCTTGAGGAAGGTGCAGCTGCATCTCAATGGGAGCCCTGCCCAGGACAAGGTGACTCTTACCTCAGGGAGAATAGGTGGCTTTGAGAGCATCGATGAAGCTTTGACGTGGCTCAGGAAGGAACTGGTAAGTGGTTTCCTGTCCCTGTTAGACAGCACACTTTTTcgagagggggaaaaaaatgaatgaggAAACAAGCGACTCCTTGTTCCTATCTGCCTTCAGCTCCAGGTGAAAAGACAACAATCAGTCATTGCATTTTCTGTGGCTGGTGGGAGCAGAAGCagccagggaagggaaaaggcaaaTTTCAGAGCACCCATAACctcagagaaggacctgggtcATCTCAGCATCCCTGCTGGCATACAGCAGGCTGGGGAAATATGGTAGCTTGTGCTGGTTAGGACTTTTTAGCAGtttgccccctcccctgcttctGTAATTCTGTCTCAACACAGATGAATACAGCAGGTATGAGTACACCATGAACGCAGGGACACTGCTGGTGCGATACCCTTCTCTGATGGGCATCACAAAGGGATGCTTCATAAGGCTGTAAGAAGGAAGCATGACTAGATCCATCCCCGGGATCTGCCCTTGCAGCTTGTGGCTGTCAGTGGTTTAGGAACTCCCCCATCGGGAGGTTGTATGCTCACCACTGCATTTAACATGCATTAGCGGATCTAAGCTCCAAGTGTTTGCCTAATttgccctttttcttttttttttaaactcatgaCTCCCTATAAGGTCTTGTGGTGACCTGCTTCCCCCGAGCAGGTGAATGGTGAGACCAAgtacttctttttgtttcaaactGTTGTGGAAACCTCTTGTTCTGACCATGTAGTACCTGAGGACTAATAtcacttcttctgctgtatgcATGATGCCAGAACCTTATCTCAGACCCCTCCTCATCCAGCTCTTACAGGTTCATTTTCTCGTCTCCTGCTCTATTAGAAGCTAGTCCACATTTCTGTCATCCTCCCATCCCAATCTTAGGCCCAATCTTATACATATGTTTGTTTCTGGTGGTTATGAGCAGGTATTTTCACAGAGAGGGAAACAACACAAAGATGCTACACCTATGCCAGGAAAATACACAGAACCAGGGCACGGGTGCTGGAAGCTCATCTTTTACATGTTGTGTTGCTATTATGGTCTTTGGCACAAATTTGGCCTGGGCCAGCTAGCACTGACCTaagcagctcccagcccagctcaggaGTCAGCACAGCCTGGGGATAATTCCCAGAAGAAAGCATGGATGCAGCATGTCTTTTCTGGAGACAGCAGAAAGTCAATAGCATGGACACCACCAGATCAAAGCAGCTGTTTTCAGGGCTGGAGAGTGAGCCCCAGTGCTCTTCACAAGTGTAGGAGCAAGCAGACACCAAGACCACACTTCCCAGTGAATCCTTCCCTTCTCCTAActggaatttaaaaatctttattatttGGCCCACATGACTAGAAACAACTCATGTCATGTGGCTTTGCTTCTGTTGCCTAAGTGGAATTTTGCCTGCGAGTTCCACTAGCATTTGCAACTGTATTGgcagcagaaatatttgcagagcTTCAGATGCATGTGTGAAAATATTCCTGTGCAAATGCTTTGCTTCTCATAAGCACTGAAAGTCTTTGAGGAAAACTTCTCATGCACAATGaataatagcttttaaaaattctttgtgACTTTTGCTCCAGAGAATCATTATTGGTCAACTTTTTGTTGCTCTTGCTGTATTTGCCCAGCTATATTGATCTCTAGAGAAGTTATTTACAGAGGTGGTTCACGGTTTTGGTGATTGTGATGTTTCTCAGGACCATGGCTTTCACAAGGAGAGTGCAGTGCTTTCAGAAATCAAGGACTATTACAAAGAGTTTCGAGCTGATCTCCTAAAATCACTTAGTGCTCTGAGGAATCTCAGCTACTGATCTGAGACCTGAATCTGGGTCCATGCTTTCTTAAATGCAATCTTAAATTCACAGTGCACTTGATGTAAACCCCAAAGCTCGAGATGCCGAAAGAGAGTAAGAAGCAGATTTTCCTTCTCAGAGCCCTGgattttaaaagatttcctttgttccttcattttctgcctATGTTGGAAGTATAAATTGTCTCAGAGTCCAATTGTACCCTTTAGACTTGGGTGTGGTATATAAACCACCATCTGATGAAAACTAAAAGtttaaattaaagaagaaaaagggcaaAGGAAACCCTAATTGTTCTTCACTTTCCATTTTCGTGTCTCTCAATTATACCAGTCTTTGCTGGATCTGGACGTGACTCATGTAATTTAGAATGATTTCCCCAAAAGAGAGAGCATGTATTTGACTGACCACACAGCTAAATAGCTATGTTGGAGGCACTATTGTTGGGTAAGAGCTGCCAGCAAACACAGAACACAGTGAGGCCATCGCATCCCAGGATGCTGGAACAAAAAGATGCATTTCACATTACATTTCGAGGGTGAAACCCAGTTTCTATTCAAATAAACGAACAAGCTTCCACACATCCCAACACAGCAAGGATTTTTCCTTGTTTACTCCCATGTTGTGATAGTAAAGCAAACGGGAAGGCTTCAGATTAGGCCAGTTATTGCTAAGTTTAGGTATTTATTTAAGGCAGGAATGAAGGCTGGAAAGAACAGTACCctgcttggggcaggcaggcaggtggccagcaccccaaaccccttgGGTAAGGTCACCCTAAGCAGGCAATCAATCCTTCTGCTCTGATTTAATGTAGGACACCACAGACCTGGGAGCACCACGCAACCCAGCCTTGCCCCAAGCAAGTGTTGAGCATCCCAGGCAGCTTTCTGAAGATGATCCAGAAATGATCTAGTAGTCATAACTGGGATGAAATCTGCCTCCACCACACTGTCCTCTGCTGCAGGGTGAATTCTCCCCCACTGCCCTTCATGAGAAGTCAGTTTAGAGTATGTAGGATTCGTCTATCCAATGAAAGGGCAAAAGCTGGTGTACGTGGAGATTTTTATCCAGGGAAGAAGTACACCACCCCATGtccttttcagaatgaaaagtaGCAATGCAGGGCATGCAGCTCCATCACCCACCCTGTGCAACCCCCATCACAGCTACCAGTGTGTTTAGGCTGGGTTATTTCAATAGCATGGCCCCAGCATGGTCTTGGCTTGTTCGAGTTAGCACCCTGCCAAGCAGTTAGAGCTTCAGGAGTTTGCACATGCTGAGGACTGTTCCCAACAGGCAATTTATATGGGACCACCCTATTTtggaattaactctatcccagccagaaCCAGTAAAGGCAGCAAAGTGAATATAGTAGCATGTGTATGCCCAAACTTCCCCGTGCCCGTGGTGCTACAGAACCAGCCATGGCTTGGGGTAGTTGCTTGGTCAAGTGATAGTCCAAGAGTGTccagctttaaaattaaagttatGTGTAAAATCTGAAGCATTACTGCCAGTTCACACAAAAGGGGTCATCCATCACTGCAAGGAGTTTGCCTCTGTGTCTTCAGAGTCTGCTCTGGTTCAGGATCAGCCAGATTCAGGCTCCTCATGTTCAGAAGTGAAGGGCAAACCCAAGGTCTTACTGTGCATCTGTTGTTCTTGGTCTTTCACCCCACATGACCTGTCCCAGGACCTGATTCTGCACATGAAGTCCTGGCCCTGGTTTATAGGACTGACATATGCCCACTGAGCTCCAGCCAGCCATGTCAGCTGGGACCTGCTGAGAACCTGGCCCCGAGAAGGTGATTTATTCAGACATGCAAACTCCTGCTCTTGTTTCTGCGCTGAGAGGCTCTGTGTAGGTGTGCGAGCAAATTGCAGCACTCAGCACGTGCTGAACCGCCCCAGGGCTGGAACGCTTCCCTCCCCAACTCCCCCTGCCTCTTCTTTGCCCTCGTGTTTGCCTTTGCGCTGTCAAGTGTGGCTGCTCTTCATCAGTGCTGAAAGTAAAGCCATCAACAGCCTGGGTATGGTGACAGACCCAAGGATCAGAGTGGTCAGactgtattttcctctttgtttttgaaatttGTCTGGTTTTACAAGTTCTAAAATTAAGCCCTCAGAGTCTTCTTCCTCCTAAATGTGGTTAGAGAACAAAACCCTGCTATGAACTGGGACATCTTAGGACAGTTCAGTTTTTGACCCAGTAGGAAAATACATCTCAAATCAACTAATGTTTGGCACTGAAATCTGAGGTGTGTGAGCCAGAATGCAGGAAAGACTCTTGAAAAAGGACACAAATGTCTGATGGTCTCTCCTGGGAGATCATAAAACACCTATGTCCAGATGGTCAGGCGTTTATTATTCAATATTTACCACTATTTCCATTTGGGATACTGATATTGGCTAAACAAGTAAAAAGTGAATTTAAGCAACAATGCGGCACCAAACCAGTATTGAGCTTCGTTGCAGGTTGCTCTGTGGTTGTTCAGAGGAGGAGACGAGGAGAAGGAGTCTAGAGCATGGGTATGGAGATTGGCATGCGTTGGGAGCCCTCTGCTACATAGCAGGtccaggaaggatttttttctgtgtttttatttaaagcagcaAAAGGACTTGGGCACAGGCACCAGAGCGGGGTCATCTCTGCTGTTAAATTGCTAGAACAGGGGCAGAGTTTGGGAGTTATTACACAACAAGACTGTACCCAGGGGACATCCACCCAGTTTTGCAGAGGGAGGGAGTTTCATGGGGTGGATGTGGATTTATGTGTGTAGCAGAGATGTAACTGCAGCTCTGAGAAATGATGCGCTCTTCTCCTGTGTAAGCCCATGTGCAAGCCCGCTGAGATGTCCCTCTGTTCACCTCACCCAGATGCCAAGCTGCCAGGCTTTTCCCCTGGTGGTGGGTTTTCTCCTAGGTGCAGCATTCCCAGTCCTGGAAGCATTTTAGCACCCCTTAATTTAACAAAAACCAGAGGTAACTACCTCCCTCAGGAACAGTAATAGGATTAATTCTGAGGGAGTCAACACAGACTAAGCTCAACACCGAAGAAGTGTGAGATGTGGGACTCACGTCAGGCTCTGCGTGTGTCAGCTGGCAAAGGTGTCCTGGACTTTGCTGGAGTGTAACTCCCAGGCACTGCAGAAAGAGATTGGATACCTCATTTGGGCTGTGGGTTACACCACAAGGGCGTGAGCGTCTAAAATTagccatggcagaggggcaTCTGAGCACCTTTGAAGATGAATCctcaaaccaaaacacagactTAACTGACTTCTCTGAAGGGTTTGGCAAGGGTCTAATAACTGGCCTGTGCTTCTCCATCCTTGAATCCAAGTGGCTGCACTCGGTTAGGAAAGCACCAGTTTAGATTTAAGTTCCTTTTGGTCTTTTGGAACTAAAAAGGACTAGCCCCACGGGAGCAGCCACTTCTCCACAGACCATCACCCTGAGCTTCATGGACCACAGAGTGGGATACTGTCGATGGGGCATATCTCTTTTGGGCAGAGGTCCCAAGTAGCTCCACACCTCCACGCCATGAGGTGCTCTCTGCTGATACCTCCCCCCTCAGCAGTCCAGGGAGATGGACCACAGGCAACGGGAACATTATTGGCCTTTCTCTCTGTGACCATATGGTTAAGGAAAACTTGAAGACAAGTCGAGGCTACACCCTGAGCTACTGCCACCTAAGCCACCTAAACTGGGCATCAGGCAAAGATGCATCCAAAACTTTCCTTTCCCCATATTGAACATCCCTGGGAGGCTCTGTGGCTCAGTCCAAACAGAAAATCCTTCCTTGGTTCATAAGACTTTGGGCCTCTGTGGTCCAGCTTTGTGATTCAGCCTAAGAGCTGCACTAGTTCCTCTGCCAGGAAGgatctgggttttgtttctcctccCACCTGGAGAATCTCAAGCCAGCAGCTTGTCCATCCCAACAGCGCGCCCCACACATGCAGACGAAGGGCAGCTCCTTGAGTGCTGGAGCTGGGCGTGCAGAATGAGGC from Phalacrocorax carbo chromosome 3, bPhaCar2.1, whole genome shotgun sequence harbors:
- the FAM167A gene encoding protein FAM167A; translated protein: MSLPKIQIEETLDSTDAGSGGAAPPDDHLRSLKALTEKLRLETRRPSYLEWKAKLEEQAWKSPQPAGEEEEEEEEEATKAKKAMGETVPLRKVQLHLNGSPAQDKVTLTSGRIGGFESIDEALTWLRKELAEMRLQDQQLARQLMRLRSDINKLKIEQTCHLHQRMLNDATYELEERDELSDLFCDFPLVSSFSLSTPLKLIGVTKMNINSRRFSLC